The following are encoded together in the Ictalurus punctatus breed USDA103 chromosome 1, Coco_2.0, whole genome shotgun sequence genome:
- the phactr4b gene encoding phosphatase and actin regulator 4B isoform X1: protein MGQSFSLEIASQDTSTHTDNESSHQHNSTGSEGGDSTPPPKRKGKFSTLGKIFKPWRWRKKKSSEKFQETSEVLERKMSMRRPREELIEQGVLKELPENEADEAHRSKPPYVKNGHTLPVGGTSGSGSRGIEPVRPTSDLQFRVNPERRGRDLSDAERRAVTSQEEGWRGGRAAVDEWKPNMGWLGEEIKHGGRIHPDTERKPGLIKAPSEDGRRTRPEADWKPSLPRHSSAEEGRGRRESDSSHYVPDPDALRDTLREPLPPKQSVISPKWLMSSTTESGTEALPHTPVHNPATSFPSSSVSSNSPSSSISSVATKTLRTASSAVASVPLTSSNNQSSTQGPVPTQPTRQPPLPPPKPVNRTTNAAMLASTLHGGDPFPLYWSCWKREADYDVYLSLPVYLCRRAGGGRTAELTQVVGSVNQAPSKPSPPMPPKRTTPVTKRHTENSILPISSLPTILSLEDRANIPGGFPLPPPPQSPPLPTHIPPSPPRGHPHQLLHQHSYPHPLPDPLPVHFDPPSPQEELPTRQAPVPLHIMIQRALISPGAALPHLDASHRAHSLLFENPPEYQGSRPLPVTIQPLKMAEDDYSDEEEEEEDEEEEEEEEEEDEDEPPPEHLPPPQIQPELEPRSRRCLVGDVNIRIMPEGSDSSEEEEREEDQQADESDSDGSVLYKEEESDEEEDSPPSSLASRVKRKDTLALKLSSRPCAPDRQVPERQTRIEYTGLSWQSKEQWEAIRTQIGTALTRRLSQRPTAEELEQRNILQPKNEADRQAEVREIKRRLTRKLSQRPTVAELQARKILRFHEYVEVTHAQDYDRRADKPWTKLTPADKAAIRKELNEFKSSEMEVHEESRIYTRFHRP, encoded by the exons ATGGGACAGAGCTTCTCTCTGGAGATTGCATCTCAggacaccagcacacacaccg ATAATGAAAGCAGCCACCAGCACAATAGCACAGGGAGTGAAGGGGGTGATAGCACTCCTCCCCCCAAACGCAAGGGAAAGTTCTCTACGCTGGGCAAGATCTTCAAACCGTGGagatggaggaagaagaaaagcagTGAGAAGTTTCAGGAAACTTCAGAAG ttttggaaagaaagatGTCAATGAGAAGACCACGGGAGGAGCTGATAGAGCAGGGAGTTCTGAAGGAGCTTCCTGAGAATG AGGCAGATGAGGCGCATAGATCCAAGCCCCCATATGTGAAGAATGGCCACACACTGCCTGTAGGAGGCACCAGTGGAAGTGGAAGTAGGGGTATCGAGCCTGTTCGGCCTACGTCTGACTTGCAATTCAGGGTCAATCCGGAGCGCAGGGGTCGTGACCTCTCTGATGCAGAGCGACGGGCGGTGACTAGCCAGGAGGAGGGTTGGAGAGGTGGACGGGCAGCAGTAGATGAGTGGAAACCAAACATGGGCTGGCTGGGAGAGGAAATTAAGCATGGAGGCAGAATCCAcccagacacagagagaaagccCGGTCTGATCAAAGCCCCATCAGAGGATGGAAGACGAACTCGCCCTGAGGCCGATTGGAAGCCCAGCCTCCCCCGTCACTCATCCGCTGAGGAGGGCAGAGGAAGGAGAG AATCAGACAGCAGTCACTATGTTCCCGACCCCGATGCTCTGAGGGACACCCTGCGAGAACCGCTGCCCCCAAAGCAGTCTGTCATCTCCCCCAAATGGCTGATGAGCTCCACCACAGAGTCTGGCACTGAGGCCTTGCCCCACACACCCGTCCACAACCCTGCAACCTCATTCCCCTCCTCCTCTGTCTCCTCCAACTCTCCGTCCTCCTCTATCTCCAGCGTAGCCACAAAGACCCTGCGGACTGCCTCATCTGCTGTGGCCAGCGTGCCCCTCACTTCCTCCAACAACCAGTCCTCCACCCAAGGACCAGTGCCAACACAGCCTACTAGGCAGCCCCCACTCCCTCCACCCAAACCAGTCAACCGCACCACCAATGCTGCCATGCTGG CTTCCACCCTTCATGGGGGTGACCCCTTTCCCCTCTACTGGTCGTGCTGGAAGCGTGAGGCTGACTATGATGTCTACCTGTCCCTGCCCGTGTACTTATGCCGTCGGGCAGGAGGTGGGCGCACAG CTGAACTCACGCAGGTTGTAGGAAGTGTCAACCAAGCTCCATCCAAGCCATCGCCACCTATGCCCCCCAAGAGAACCACGCCGGTCACGAAGCGCCACACTGAGAACTCCATCCTTCCCATCTCCTCTCTGCCTACTATACTCTCTCTTGAGGACAGGGCAAACATCCCAGGAGGGTTCCCACTGCCCCCGCCTCCACAGTCCCCACCTCTCCCCACACACATCCCACCCTCCCCTCCTCGAGGACACCCCCACCAGCTCCTCCACCAGCACTCCTACCCTCATCCTCTCCCCGACCCACTGCCTGTCCATTTTGACCCCCCTAGCCCACAGGAAGAGCTGCCTACACGTCAAGCCCCAGTGCCCCTGCACATCATGATCCAACGGGCACTGATCAGCCCCGGAGCTGCCCTCCCTCACCTGGATGCCTCCCACCGTGCCCACTCACTGCTGTTTGAAAACCCTCCAGAATACCAAGGATCTCGCCCGCTGCCAGTCACCATCCAgcctttaaaaat GGCTGAAGATGACTACTctgatgaagaggaagaggaggaagatgaagaagaggaggaggaggaggaggaggaggatgaagacgAGCCACCTCCTGAACACCTCCCTCCCCCTCAAATTCAGCCAGAGCTGGAACCTCGCAGCCGCAGGTGCCTGGTGGGTGACGTAAATATCCGAATCATGCCAGAGGGATCAGACAGCAGTGAGGaagaggaaagagaggaagatcAGCAGGCTGATGAGAGCGATTCAGATGGCTCTGTGCTTTACAAAGAGGAGGAATCCGATGAAGAGGAAGACAGTCCACCGA GTAGTCTGGCCAGCAGGGTGAAGAGGAAGGACACTTTGGCTCTGAAGCTGAGCAGTCGGCCCTGTGCCCCAGACAGACAGGTTCCTGAGAGGCAGACCAGAATTGAGTACACAGGTCTGTCGTGGCAGAGCAAAGAGCAGTGGGAGGCCATCCGCACACAGATTGGCACAGCACTTACACG ACGACTGAGCCAGAGGCCCACTGCTGAGGAGCTGGAACAGAGAAACATTCTACAGC CCAAAAATGAAGCTGATCGGCAGGCAGAGGTTCGGGAGATCAAACGCAGGCTCACCAGAAAG TTAAGTCAGAGGCCAACAGTTGCTGAGTTACAGGCCAGAAAGATCTTGCGCTTCCACGAGTACGTGGAGGTCACACACGCTCAAGACTACGACCGTCGTGCTGACAAACCATGGACTAAACTCACACCTGCCGACAAA GCTGCAATCCGAAAGGAACTCAACGAGTTCAAAAGCTCTGAGATGGAAGTACATGAAGAAAGTAGAATTTATACAAG atTTCATCGTCCATAA
- the phactr4b gene encoding phosphatase and actin regulator 4B isoform X3 codes for MEDHDNESSHQHNSTGSEGGDSTPPPKRKGKFSTLGKIFKPWRWRKKKSSEKFQETSEVLERKMSMRRPREELIEQGVLKELPENEADEAHRSKPPYVKNGHTLPVGGTSGSGSRGIEPVRPTSDLQFRVNPERRGRDLSDAERRAVTSQEEGWRGGRAAVDEWKPNMGWLGEEIKHGGRIHPDTERKPGLIKAPSEDGRRTRPEADWKPSLPRHSSAEEGRGRRESDSSHYVPDPDALRDTLREPLPPKQSVISPKWLMSSTTESGTEALPHTPVHNPATSFPSSSVSSNSPSSSISSVATKTLRTASSAVASVPLTSSNNQSSTQGPVPTQPTRQPPLPPPKPVNRTTNAAMLASTLHGGDPFPLYWSCWKREADYDVYLSLPVYLCRRAGGGRTAELTQVVGSVNQAPSKPSPPMPPKRTTPVTKRHTENSILPISSLPTILSLEDRANIPGGFPLPPPPQSPPLPTHIPPSPPRGHPHQLLHQHSYPHPLPDPLPVHFDPPSPQEELPTRQAPVPLHIMIQRALISPGAALPHLDASHRAHSLLFENPPEYQGSRPLPVTIQPLKMAEDDYSDEEEEEEDEEEEEEEEEEDEDEPPPEHLPPPQIQPELEPRSRRCLVGDVNIRIMPEGSDSSEEEEREEDQQADESDSDGSVLYKEEESDEEEDSPPSSLASRVKRKDTLALKLSSRPCAPDRQVPERQTRIEYTGLSWQSKEQWEAIRTQIGTALTRRLSQRPTAEELEQRNILQPKNEADRQAEVREIKRRLTRKLSQRPTVAELQARKILRFHEYVEVTHAQDYDRRADKPWTKLTPADKAAIRKELNEFKSSEMEVHEESRIYTRFHRP; via the exons ATGGAAGATCatg ATAATGAAAGCAGCCACCAGCACAATAGCACAGGGAGTGAAGGGGGTGATAGCACTCCTCCCCCCAAACGCAAGGGAAAGTTCTCTACGCTGGGCAAGATCTTCAAACCGTGGagatggaggaagaagaaaagcagTGAGAAGTTTCAGGAAACTTCAGAAG ttttggaaagaaagatGTCAATGAGAAGACCACGGGAGGAGCTGATAGAGCAGGGAGTTCTGAAGGAGCTTCCTGAGAATG AGGCAGATGAGGCGCATAGATCCAAGCCCCCATATGTGAAGAATGGCCACACACTGCCTGTAGGAGGCACCAGTGGAAGTGGAAGTAGGGGTATCGAGCCTGTTCGGCCTACGTCTGACTTGCAATTCAGGGTCAATCCGGAGCGCAGGGGTCGTGACCTCTCTGATGCAGAGCGACGGGCGGTGACTAGCCAGGAGGAGGGTTGGAGAGGTGGACGGGCAGCAGTAGATGAGTGGAAACCAAACATGGGCTGGCTGGGAGAGGAAATTAAGCATGGAGGCAGAATCCAcccagacacagagagaaagccCGGTCTGATCAAAGCCCCATCAGAGGATGGAAGACGAACTCGCCCTGAGGCCGATTGGAAGCCCAGCCTCCCCCGTCACTCATCCGCTGAGGAGGGCAGAGGAAGGAGAG AATCAGACAGCAGTCACTATGTTCCCGACCCCGATGCTCTGAGGGACACCCTGCGAGAACCGCTGCCCCCAAAGCAGTCTGTCATCTCCCCCAAATGGCTGATGAGCTCCACCACAGAGTCTGGCACTGAGGCCTTGCCCCACACACCCGTCCACAACCCTGCAACCTCATTCCCCTCCTCCTCTGTCTCCTCCAACTCTCCGTCCTCCTCTATCTCCAGCGTAGCCACAAAGACCCTGCGGACTGCCTCATCTGCTGTGGCCAGCGTGCCCCTCACTTCCTCCAACAACCAGTCCTCCACCCAAGGACCAGTGCCAACACAGCCTACTAGGCAGCCCCCACTCCCTCCACCCAAACCAGTCAACCGCACCACCAATGCTGCCATGCTGG CTTCCACCCTTCATGGGGGTGACCCCTTTCCCCTCTACTGGTCGTGCTGGAAGCGTGAGGCTGACTATGATGTCTACCTGTCCCTGCCCGTGTACTTATGCCGTCGGGCAGGAGGTGGGCGCACAG CTGAACTCACGCAGGTTGTAGGAAGTGTCAACCAAGCTCCATCCAAGCCATCGCCACCTATGCCCCCCAAGAGAACCACGCCGGTCACGAAGCGCCACACTGAGAACTCCATCCTTCCCATCTCCTCTCTGCCTACTATACTCTCTCTTGAGGACAGGGCAAACATCCCAGGAGGGTTCCCACTGCCCCCGCCTCCACAGTCCCCACCTCTCCCCACACACATCCCACCCTCCCCTCCTCGAGGACACCCCCACCAGCTCCTCCACCAGCACTCCTACCCTCATCCTCTCCCCGACCCACTGCCTGTCCATTTTGACCCCCCTAGCCCACAGGAAGAGCTGCCTACACGTCAAGCCCCAGTGCCCCTGCACATCATGATCCAACGGGCACTGATCAGCCCCGGAGCTGCCCTCCCTCACCTGGATGCCTCCCACCGTGCCCACTCACTGCTGTTTGAAAACCCTCCAGAATACCAAGGATCTCGCCCGCTGCCAGTCACCATCCAgcctttaaaaat GGCTGAAGATGACTACTctgatgaagaggaagaggaggaagatgaagaagaggaggaggaggaggaggaggaggatgaagacgAGCCACCTCCTGAACACCTCCCTCCCCCTCAAATTCAGCCAGAGCTGGAACCTCGCAGCCGCAGGTGCCTGGTGGGTGACGTAAATATCCGAATCATGCCAGAGGGATCAGACAGCAGTGAGGaagaggaaagagaggaagatcAGCAGGCTGATGAGAGCGATTCAGATGGCTCTGTGCTTTACAAAGAGGAGGAATCCGATGAAGAGGAAGACAGTCCACCGA GTAGTCTGGCCAGCAGGGTGAAGAGGAAGGACACTTTGGCTCTGAAGCTGAGCAGTCGGCCCTGTGCCCCAGACAGACAGGTTCCTGAGAGGCAGACCAGAATTGAGTACACAGGTCTGTCGTGGCAGAGCAAAGAGCAGTGGGAGGCCATCCGCACACAGATTGGCACAGCACTTACACG ACGACTGAGCCAGAGGCCCACTGCTGAGGAGCTGGAACAGAGAAACATTCTACAGC CCAAAAATGAAGCTGATCGGCAGGCAGAGGTTCGGGAGATCAAACGCAGGCTCACCAGAAAG TTAAGTCAGAGGCCAACAGTTGCTGAGTTACAGGCCAGAAAGATCTTGCGCTTCCACGAGTACGTGGAGGTCACACACGCTCAAGACTACGACCGTCGTGCTGACAAACCATGGACTAAACTCACACCTGCCGACAAA GCTGCAATCCGAAAGGAACTCAACGAGTTCAAAAGCTCTGAGATGGAAGTACATGAAGAAAGTAGAATTTATACAAG atTTCATCGTCCATAA
- the phactr4b gene encoding phosphatase and actin regulator 4B isoform X7 codes for MGQSFSLEIASQDTSTHTEADEAHRSKPPYVKNGHTLPVGGTSGSGSRGIEPVRPTSDLQFRVNPERRGRDLSDAERRAVTSQEEGWRGGRAAVDEWKPNMGWLGEEIKHGGRIHPDTERKPGLIKAPSEDGRRTRPEADWKPSLPRHSSAEEGRGRRESDSSHYVPDPDALRDTLREPLPPKQSVISPKWLMSSTTESGTEALPHTPVHNPATSFPSSSVSSNSPSSSISSVATKTLRTASSAVASVPLTSSNNQSSTQGPVPTQPTRQPPLPPPKPVNRTTNAAMLASTLHGGDPFPLYWSCWKREADYDVYLSLPVYLCRRAGGGRTAELTQVVGSVNQAPSKPSPPMPPKRTTPVTKRHTENSILPISSLPTILSLEDRANIPGGFPLPPPPQSPPLPTHIPPSPPRGHPHQLLHQHSYPHPLPDPLPVHFDPPSPQEELPTRQAPVPLHIMIQRALISPGAALPHLDASHRAHSLLFENPPEYQGSRPLPVTIQPLKMAEDDYSDEEEEEEDEEEEEEEEEEDEDEPPPEHLPPPQIQPELEPRSRRCLVGDVNIRIMPEGSDSSEEEEREEDQQADESDSDGSVLYKEEESDEEEDSPPSSLASRVKRKDTLALKLSSRPCAPDRQVPERQTRIEYTGLSWQSKEQWEAIRTQIGTALTRRLSQRPTAEELEQRNILQPKNEADRQAEVREIKRRLTRKLSQRPTVAELQARKILRFHEYVEVTHAQDYDRRADKPWTKLTPADKAAIRKELNEFKSSEMEVHEESRIYTRFHRP; via the exons ATGGGACAGAGCTTCTCTCTGGAGATTGCATCTCAggacaccagcacacacaccg AGGCAGATGAGGCGCATAGATCCAAGCCCCCATATGTGAAGAATGGCCACACACTGCCTGTAGGAGGCACCAGTGGAAGTGGAAGTAGGGGTATCGAGCCTGTTCGGCCTACGTCTGACTTGCAATTCAGGGTCAATCCGGAGCGCAGGGGTCGTGACCTCTCTGATGCAGAGCGACGGGCGGTGACTAGCCAGGAGGAGGGTTGGAGAGGTGGACGGGCAGCAGTAGATGAGTGGAAACCAAACATGGGCTGGCTGGGAGAGGAAATTAAGCATGGAGGCAGAATCCAcccagacacagagagaaagccCGGTCTGATCAAAGCCCCATCAGAGGATGGAAGACGAACTCGCCCTGAGGCCGATTGGAAGCCCAGCCTCCCCCGTCACTCATCCGCTGAGGAGGGCAGAGGAAGGAGAG AATCAGACAGCAGTCACTATGTTCCCGACCCCGATGCTCTGAGGGACACCCTGCGAGAACCGCTGCCCCCAAAGCAGTCTGTCATCTCCCCCAAATGGCTGATGAGCTCCACCACAGAGTCTGGCACTGAGGCCTTGCCCCACACACCCGTCCACAACCCTGCAACCTCATTCCCCTCCTCCTCTGTCTCCTCCAACTCTCCGTCCTCCTCTATCTCCAGCGTAGCCACAAAGACCCTGCGGACTGCCTCATCTGCTGTGGCCAGCGTGCCCCTCACTTCCTCCAACAACCAGTCCTCCACCCAAGGACCAGTGCCAACACAGCCTACTAGGCAGCCCCCACTCCCTCCACCCAAACCAGTCAACCGCACCACCAATGCTGCCATGCTGG CTTCCACCCTTCATGGGGGTGACCCCTTTCCCCTCTACTGGTCGTGCTGGAAGCGTGAGGCTGACTATGATGTCTACCTGTCCCTGCCCGTGTACTTATGCCGTCGGGCAGGAGGTGGGCGCACAG CTGAACTCACGCAGGTTGTAGGAAGTGTCAACCAAGCTCCATCCAAGCCATCGCCACCTATGCCCCCCAAGAGAACCACGCCGGTCACGAAGCGCCACACTGAGAACTCCATCCTTCCCATCTCCTCTCTGCCTACTATACTCTCTCTTGAGGACAGGGCAAACATCCCAGGAGGGTTCCCACTGCCCCCGCCTCCACAGTCCCCACCTCTCCCCACACACATCCCACCCTCCCCTCCTCGAGGACACCCCCACCAGCTCCTCCACCAGCACTCCTACCCTCATCCTCTCCCCGACCCACTGCCTGTCCATTTTGACCCCCCTAGCCCACAGGAAGAGCTGCCTACACGTCAAGCCCCAGTGCCCCTGCACATCATGATCCAACGGGCACTGATCAGCCCCGGAGCTGCCCTCCCTCACCTGGATGCCTCCCACCGTGCCCACTCACTGCTGTTTGAAAACCCTCCAGAATACCAAGGATCTCGCCCGCTGCCAGTCACCATCCAgcctttaaaaat GGCTGAAGATGACTACTctgatgaagaggaagaggaggaagatgaagaagaggaggaggaggaggaggaggaggatgaagacgAGCCACCTCCTGAACACCTCCCTCCCCCTCAAATTCAGCCAGAGCTGGAACCTCGCAGCCGCAGGTGCCTGGTGGGTGACGTAAATATCCGAATCATGCCAGAGGGATCAGACAGCAGTGAGGaagaggaaagagaggaagatcAGCAGGCTGATGAGAGCGATTCAGATGGCTCTGTGCTTTACAAAGAGGAGGAATCCGATGAAGAGGAAGACAGTCCACCGA GTAGTCTGGCCAGCAGGGTGAAGAGGAAGGACACTTTGGCTCTGAAGCTGAGCAGTCGGCCCTGTGCCCCAGACAGACAGGTTCCTGAGAGGCAGACCAGAATTGAGTACACAGGTCTGTCGTGGCAGAGCAAAGAGCAGTGGGAGGCCATCCGCACACAGATTGGCACAGCACTTACACG ACGACTGAGCCAGAGGCCCACTGCTGAGGAGCTGGAACAGAGAAACATTCTACAGC CCAAAAATGAAGCTGATCGGCAGGCAGAGGTTCGGGAGATCAAACGCAGGCTCACCAGAAAG TTAAGTCAGAGGCCAACAGTTGCTGAGTTACAGGCCAGAAAGATCTTGCGCTTCCACGAGTACGTGGAGGTCACACACGCTCAAGACTACGACCGTCGTGCTGACAAACCATGGACTAAACTCACACCTGCCGACAAA GCTGCAATCCGAAAGGAACTCAACGAGTTCAAAAGCTCTGAGATGGAAGTACATGAAGAAAGTAGAATTTATACAAG atTTCATCGTCCATAA
- the phactr4b gene encoding phosphatase and actin regulator 4B isoform X4 translates to MGQSFSLEIASQDTSTHTDNESSHQHNSTGSEGGDSTPPPKRKGKFSTLGKIFKPWRWRKKKSSEKFQETSEEADEAHRSKPPYVKNGHTLPVGGTSGSGSRGIEPVRPTSDLQFRVNPERRGRDLSDAERRAVTSQEEGWRGGRAAVDEWKPNMGWLGEEIKHGGRIHPDTERKPGLIKAPSEDGRRTRPEADWKPSLPRHSSAEEGRGRRESDSSHYVPDPDALRDTLREPLPPKQSVISPKWLMSSTTESGTEALPHTPVHNPATSFPSSSVSSNSPSSSISSVATKTLRTASSAVASVPLTSSNNQSSTQGPVPTQPTRQPPLPPPKPVNRTTNAAMLASTLHGGDPFPLYWSCWKREADYDVYLSLPVYLCRRAGGGRTAELTQVVGSVNQAPSKPSPPMPPKRTTPVTKRHTENSILPISSLPTILSLEDRANIPGGFPLPPPPQSPPLPTHIPPSPPRGHPHQLLHQHSYPHPLPDPLPVHFDPPSPQEELPTRQAPVPLHIMIQRALISPGAALPHLDASHRAHSLLFENPPEYQGSRPLPVTIQPLKMAEDDYSDEEEEEEDEEEEEEEEEEDEDEPPPEHLPPPQIQPELEPRSRRCLVGDVNIRIMPEGSDSSEEEEREEDQQADESDSDGSVLYKEEESDEEEDSPPSSLASRVKRKDTLALKLSSRPCAPDRQVPERQTRIEYTGLSWQSKEQWEAIRTQIGTALTRRLSQRPTAEELEQRNILQPKNEADRQAEVREIKRRLTRKLSQRPTVAELQARKILRFHEYVEVTHAQDYDRRADKPWTKLTPADKAAIRKELNEFKSSEMEVHEESRIYTRFHRP, encoded by the exons ATGGGACAGAGCTTCTCTCTGGAGATTGCATCTCAggacaccagcacacacaccg ATAATGAAAGCAGCCACCAGCACAATAGCACAGGGAGTGAAGGGGGTGATAGCACTCCTCCCCCCAAACGCAAGGGAAAGTTCTCTACGCTGGGCAAGATCTTCAAACCGTGGagatggaggaagaagaaaagcagTGAGAAGTTTCAGGAAACTTCAGAAG AGGCAGATGAGGCGCATAGATCCAAGCCCCCATATGTGAAGAATGGCCACACACTGCCTGTAGGAGGCACCAGTGGAAGTGGAAGTAGGGGTATCGAGCCTGTTCGGCCTACGTCTGACTTGCAATTCAGGGTCAATCCGGAGCGCAGGGGTCGTGACCTCTCTGATGCAGAGCGACGGGCGGTGACTAGCCAGGAGGAGGGTTGGAGAGGTGGACGGGCAGCAGTAGATGAGTGGAAACCAAACATGGGCTGGCTGGGAGAGGAAATTAAGCATGGAGGCAGAATCCAcccagacacagagagaaagccCGGTCTGATCAAAGCCCCATCAGAGGATGGAAGACGAACTCGCCCTGAGGCCGATTGGAAGCCCAGCCTCCCCCGTCACTCATCCGCTGAGGAGGGCAGAGGAAGGAGAG AATCAGACAGCAGTCACTATGTTCCCGACCCCGATGCTCTGAGGGACACCCTGCGAGAACCGCTGCCCCCAAAGCAGTCTGTCATCTCCCCCAAATGGCTGATGAGCTCCACCACAGAGTCTGGCACTGAGGCCTTGCCCCACACACCCGTCCACAACCCTGCAACCTCATTCCCCTCCTCCTCTGTCTCCTCCAACTCTCCGTCCTCCTCTATCTCCAGCGTAGCCACAAAGACCCTGCGGACTGCCTCATCTGCTGTGGCCAGCGTGCCCCTCACTTCCTCCAACAACCAGTCCTCCACCCAAGGACCAGTGCCAACACAGCCTACTAGGCAGCCCCCACTCCCTCCACCCAAACCAGTCAACCGCACCACCAATGCTGCCATGCTGG CTTCCACCCTTCATGGGGGTGACCCCTTTCCCCTCTACTGGTCGTGCTGGAAGCGTGAGGCTGACTATGATGTCTACCTGTCCCTGCCCGTGTACTTATGCCGTCGGGCAGGAGGTGGGCGCACAG CTGAACTCACGCAGGTTGTAGGAAGTGTCAACCAAGCTCCATCCAAGCCATCGCCACCTATGCCCCCCAAGAGAACCACGCCGGTCACGAAGCGCCACACTGAGAACTCCATCCTTCCCATCTCCTCTCTGCCTACTATACTCTCTCTTGAGGACAGGGCAAACATCCCAGGAGGGTTCCCACTGCCCCCGCCTCCACAGTCCCCACCTCTCCCCACACACATCCCACCCTCCCCTCCTCGAGGACACCCCCACCAGCTCCTCCACCAGCACTCCTACCCTCATCCTCTCCCCGACCCACTGCCTGTCCATTTTGACCCCCCTAGCCCACAGGAAGAGCTGCCTACACGTCAAGCCCCAGTGCCCCTGCACATCATGATCCAACGGGCACTGATCAGCCCCGGAGCTGCCCTCCCTCACCTGGATGCCTCCCACCGTGCCCACTCACTGCTGTTTGAAAACCCTCCAGAATACCAAGGATCTCGCCCGCTGCCAGTCACCATCCAgcctttaaaaat GGCTGAAGATGACTACTctgatgaagaggaagaggaggaagatgaagaagaggaggaggaggaggaggaggaggatgaagacgAGCCACCTCCTGAACACCTCCCTCCCCCTCAAATTCAGCCAGAGCTGGAACCTCGCAGCCGCAGGTGCCTGGTGGGTGACGTAAATATCCGAATCATGCCAGAGGGATCAGACAGCAGTGAGGaagaggaaagagaggaagatcAGCAGGCTGATGAGAGCGATTCAGATGGCTCTGTGCTTTACAAAGAGGAGGAATCCGATGAAGAGGAAGACAGTCCACCGA GTAGTCTGGCCAGCAGGGTGAAGAGGAAGGACACTTTGGCTCTGAAGCTGAGCAGTCGGCCCTGTGCCCCAGACAGACAGGTTCCTGAGAGGCAGACCAGAATTGAGTACACAGGTCTGTCGTGGCAGAGCAAAGAGCAGTGGGAGGCCATCCGCACACAGATTGGCACAGCACTTACACG ACGACTGAGCCAGAGGCCCACTGCTGAGGAGCTGGAACAGAGAAACATTCTACAGC CCAAAAATGAAGCTGATCGGCAGGCAGAGGTTCGGGAGATCAAACGCAGGCTCACCAGAAAG TTAAGTCAGAGGCCAACAGTTGCTGAGTTACAGGCCAGAAAGATCTTGCGCTTCCACGAGTACGTGGAGGTCACACACGCTCAAGACTACGACCGTCGTGCTGACAAACCATGGACTAAACTCACACCTGCCGACAAA GCTGCAATCCGAAAGGAACTCAACGAGTTCAAAAGCTCTGAGATGGAAGTACATGAAGAAAGTAGAATTTATACAAG atTTCATCGTCCATAA